One segment of Niabella beijingensis DNA contains the following:
- a CDS encoding DUF5107 domain-containing protein, which yields MKRDCFCMIVLVFLSLQLAAQKNAVITEFKKEYVTYPFSDPNPVPSFGKIYPYFRFDGFTATSIRKKWKVVQLENDFIRIEVFPEIGGKVWSAYDKVHKRYFLYNNNVVKFRDIAMRGPWTSGGVEFNYGIIGHTPNTATPVDYKLETGVDGSVRCIIGCLEMLTRTRWNVEIKLEKDKAFFTTRSFWFNATATEQPYYQWSNSAVYAKNDLQLIYPGTAAIGHSGDVVQWPYDSVAGKAVDQWKENNYGGSKSFHIINSGKPYFGAHWKDEDFGMLHYTAGDEKLGRKMFSWALSDQGDIWKELLTDKDGQYVEMQSGRLFNQNSIPSSLTPFKQTQFIPYGTDQWTEYWYPFAGTRGVTDANVLGVAGISGAELRLSPLAFVKDTLYIRDRNGSLLFAQWAELQPLATKIFQTGLSAAQWKEAAIYLAGQVWTVDDKALQRPLTAPADFNWDTEYGLYVYARDLAGLKNYPEAEVKVRQALDKNKNYVPALALLSQLLYSRMQYDSAFDIAKRALSVDTYDAAANYYYALAALKTNRINDAIDGFNVAALTSAFRSAACAGLSRIFFIQKDYTRSLEYAEKSLLNNRQNMEALQLQYLVNRIKGNENAAVEKMIREAEPLNMFLLFENHRRNEGAATVKALEAPVQNEFPSQTYLELAIWYYQLGCVEEATQLLSLAPDNNEIQYWRAYLNRDQPAGANFLKQAVDADPGFVFPFREESKPVFDWAIAQTKNWKPVYLLALLQLSKNNRNEARRLLNGITDVQGFAPFYIVRASMHEDTALQEQDLQQAMKADNGWRYKNYLTRYYLAAGAYKKALEVIRPYCQKHPEDYINGMLYVRALIRNNHYEQADEVLGKLRILPFEGAGEGRRLYEEIKLMRALDALGRKKYTSALGYIDAAMQWPRTMGVGKPYEALVDNRLEQFFKGITQIAMKNKPKGSELLQEMAGTDKAVNATGTLAQVAALAWLNRKEAAETLFEKWTSGQKKTELVNWGKRFLNAPLEPEKLDTDLYRQLVKRITETEDKRLF from the coding sequence ATGAAAAGAGATTGCTTCTGTATGATAGTGCTGGTGTTTTTGAGCCTGCAGCTGGCAGCACAAAAAAACGCAGTCATCACAGAATTTAAAAAGGAGTATGTCACTTACCCGTTTTCAGATCCGAACCCCGTTCCTTCTTTTGGCAAAATTTATCCCTACTTCCGGTTTGACGGGTTTACGGCCACATCCATCCGCAAAAAATGGAAGGTGGTACAGCTGGAAAACGACTTCATACGTATAGAAGTATTTCCGGAGATCGGGGGCAAGGTATGGTCGGCCTACGACAAGGTACACAAACGGTACTTTCTCTACAACAATAATGTGGTAAAGTTCCGGGATATCGCCATGCGTGGTCCCTGGACGAGTGGTGGTGTTGAATTTAACTACGGCATTATCGGGCACACACCGAATACGGCCACGCCTGTTGATTACAAACTTGAAACGGGTGTGGACGGGAGCGTGCGCTGCATTATCGGATGCCTGGAAATGCTTACCCGTACCCGCTGGAACGTGGAGATAAAGCTGGAAAAGGATAAAGCGTTTTTTACAACCCGTTCGTTCTGGTTCAATGCCACCGCCACAGAACAGCCGTATTATCAATGGTCCAATTCGGCAGTCTATGCTAAAAATGACCTGCAGCTTATCTATCCCGGCACTGCTGCTATCGGTCACTCCGGGGATGTCGTTCAATGGCCTTACGATTCTGTTGCCGGTAAAGCGGTGGATCAATGGAAGGAAAATAATTACGGCGGCTCCAAATCCTTTCATATCATTAATAGCGGCAAACCGTATTTTGGTGCGCATTGGAAGGATGAAGATTTCGGAATGCTGCATTATACTGCCGGCGACGAAAAACTGGGCAGGAAAATGTTCTCCTGGGCATTAAGCGACCAGGGTGATATCTGGAAAGAGCTGCTCACCGATAAGGACGGACAGTACGTGGAGATGCAGAGTGGCCGGCTATTCAATCAGAATTCCATACCCAGCAGTTTAACACCTTTTAAACAGACGCAGTTCATTCCTTATGGCACCGATCAATGGACCGAATACTGGTATCCGTTCGCCGGAACGCGTGGTGTTACGGATGCGAACGTGCTCGGCGTTGCAGGGATCAGTGGTGCGGAGCTGCGCCTATCTCCCCTGGCTTTTGTAAAAGACACCTTGTATATACGCGATCGTAACGGTTCCCTCCTGTTTGCACAATGGGCAGAACTGCAGCCCCTGGCTACAAAAATCTTTCAGACCGGTCTGTCTGCCGCTCAGTGGAAAGAGGCTGCAATCTACCTGGCAGGACAGGTATGGACGGTGGATGATAAAGCACTGCAACGACCGCTTACGGCACCTGCCGACTTTAACTGGGATACTGAATATGGCTTGTACGTATATGCACGGGACCTGGCGGGACTAAAGAATTACCCGGAAGCGGAAGTAAAAGTCAGGCAGGCACTTGATAAGAATAAAAATTATGTTCCTGCGCTGGCTTTGTTGTCGCAGCTGCTGTATAGCCGGATGCAATACGATTCGGCGTTTGATATTGCAAAACGGGCGCTGAGTGTAGATACCTATGATGCAGCGGCCAACTATTATTATGCATTGGCGGCGCTTAAAACAAACCGGATCAATGATGCGATCGACGGGTTCAATGTTGCGGCGCTCACTTCTGCTTTCAGGAGTGCAGCCTGTGCCGGGTTGAGCAGGATCTTTTTTATACAGAAAGACTATACCCGGTCATTGGAGTATGCGGAAAAATCGTTGCTTAATAACCGGCAGAATATGGAAGCGCTGCAGTTGCAATACCTGGTCAACCGGATAAAGGGAAATGAAAATGCGGCGGTCGAAAAAATGATCCGGGAGGCCGAGCCGCTTAATATGTTCCTGTTGTTTGAAAACCATCGCAGGAACGAAGGCGCTGCCACTGTAAAAGCACTGGAGGCTCCTGTTCAGAACGAATTCCCGTCACAAACCTACCTGGAGCTGGCGATCTGGTATTACCAGCTGGGTTGCGTGGAAGAAGCAACGCAATTGCTGTCCCTTGCGCCGGATAACAACGAAATACAATACTGGCGGGCGTATTTAAACCGTGATCAACCTGCAGGAGCGAACTTTCTGAAGCAGGCCGTTGACGCGGATCCCGGGTTCGTATTCCCGTTCCGGGAGGAGTCGAAGCCGGTGTTCGACTGGGCAATTGCGCAGACAAAAAACTGGAAGCCCGTCTACCTGCTGGCATTGCTACAGCTGTCGAAGAACAACCGTAATGAAGCGCGTCGATTGCTGAATGGAATAACGGACGTACAGGGGTTTGCTCCTTTCTATATCGTACGGGCTTCGATGCATGAAGACACGGCATTGCAGGAACAGGACCTGCAACAGGCGATGAAGGCAGATAACGGATGGCGGTATAAAAATTACCTTACACGCTATTATCTTGCTGCCGGGGCCTATAAAAAAGCATTGGAGGTGATCCGGCCGTATTGTCAGAAGCATCCGGAAGATTATATAAACGGGATGCTATATGTGCGCGCGCTGATACGGAACAACCATTATGAGCAGGCTGATGAGGTGTTGGGAAAGTTGCGGATCCTGCCTTTTGAAGGAGCCGGAGAAGGAAGGAGGCTGTATGAAGAAATAAAGCTGATGCGGGCATTGGACGCCCTGGGACGAAAAAAGTATACTTCTGCACTTGGATATATAGATGCGGCCATGCAATGGCCCCGAACTATGGGTGTGGGTAAACCCTATGAGGCCCTTGTGGATAACAGGCTGGAGCAGTTTTTTAAAGGCATTACGCAAATCGCAATGAAAAACAAGCCGAAAGGAAGCGAACTGCTGCAGGAAATGGCCGGTACTGACAAAGCGGTGAATGCAACGGGTACACTGGCACAGGTAGCAGCGTTGGCATGGCTGAACCGGAAAGAGGCGGCGGAAACCCTTTTTGAAAAATGGACTTCCGGTCAGAAGAAAACAGAACTGGTTAACTGGGGGAAACGCTTTTTGAATGCACCGTTGGAACCGGAAAAGTTGGATACCGATTTATACAGGCAATTGGTAAAACGGATCACGGAAACGGAGGATAAACGATTATTTTAA
- a CDS encoding DUF5107 domain-containing protein, giving the protein MEVHAWQEVVKIPTYKTGHPDKNPMFLEKRVYQGSSGVVYPYKVIDKVYDEKEEKEWTALYLENDYLKVMILPELGGRIQMAYDKTNDYHFVYHNKVIKPALVGLLGPWISGGIEFNWPQHHRPTTFDATDFQIIENKNGSKTVWVNEYEQLFGTKCALGFTLYPDKAYIELEAKLYNRTPFPQTFLWWANPAVAVDEHYQSVFPPDVNAVFDHGKRDVSSFPIATGTYYKVDYAPGTDISIYTNIPVPTSYMAVNSAFNFVGGYHHQKKAGLMHVADHHVSPGKKQWTWGCGEFGKAWDRQLTDEDGPYFELMCGVYTDNQPDFSWIMPNEVRTFKQYFMPYKNIGYVKNASIDAMVNLETTEQAATVQAYVTQERTVTIRLIQEGQELFADTVVLSPLKSFEKQIKIAQFEARQLTAEVLDENGKLLIAYTPVERNTDAIPDPAKPILRPEALSTTEELYLAGLHLEQYRHATYSPLDYYQEALRRDATDVRCNNAMGLWYLRRGQFETAEPYLRAAVEKLTAKNPNPYDGEPLYNLGLCLRYLHRLEEAKTWLYKSTWNAAMQDNAYLQLAYISALQNDWEACAEFAEKSVLKNYHSLKARHIKAVALRQLQRTTDAAALLEETLIIDGFDFAARFEWWRHLQQQGNTAAAEQELQQLQQQMRNRSYSFIEMALQYAAAGLYEDAITFLSLTADHTTDPLVYYYLGYFSHRSGNSEQTGVWLQKAFGMDPDGVFPNRIEDIKVLKTATELHPGDYKVLYYLGNFYYGKRLYDPARSCWEQSLAINPDFATTNRNLGIAYYNKFDKKEEALYLFQKAFDADPSDSRVLFELDQLKKRFNIDPESRLSYLNQYSVQVRERDDLYIEYIGLHSLLGRFEEAGQLLKARNFHPWEGGEGKTSGQHMLIHVERAKQSLAKNDLDDAGSLLHKAQEYPENLGEGKLYGAQENDINYWLGCVEEAGGNMPAAKIYWEKAVVGLSEPTPAIYYNDQQPDKIFYQGMALQKLGRSGEAAQRFRNLIRYGETHLEDTVTIDFFAVSLPDLMIFDDDLDLRNRIHCCYLMGLGYLGLGDAAKADQYLGQVLELDPAHTGAIIHRSLMPVS; this is encoded by the coding sequence ATGGAAGTGCATGCTTGGCAGGAAGTGGTTAAGATTCCTACCTATAAAACCGGACACCCCGACAAGAATCCTATGTTCCTGGAAAAACGCGTGTATCAGGGAAGCAGTGGCGTGGTATATCCTTACAAGGTGATCGATAAAGTATACGATGAAAAAGAGGAGAAGGAATGGACCGCTTTATACCTGGAGAACGACTATCTGAAGGTGATGATCCTTCCGGAGCTGGGCGGGCGGATACAGATGGCCTACGATAAAACCAATGATTATCATTTTGTATATCATAATAAGGTCATCAAACCGGCGCTGGTGGGCCTGCTGGGTCCCTGGATCAGCGGCGGTATCGAGTTTAACTGGCCGCAACACCACCGTCCTACCACGTTTGATGCAACCGACTTTCAGATCATTGAAAATAAAAACGGCAGCAAGACGGTATGGGTAAACGAATATGAGCAGCTATTCGGCACCAAGTGTGCGCTGGGTTTTACCCTGTATCCCGATAAAGCCTATATTGAGCTGGAAGCAAAATTGTATAATCGTACACCGTTCCCGCAGACCTTTTTGTGGTGGGCCAACCCTGCGGTTGCTGTGGATGAACATTACCAGAGTGTATTTCCCCCGGATGTAAATGCCGTTTTTGATCATGGCAAAAGGGATGTAAGTTCCTTTCCCATTGCAACGGGTACCTACTATAAAGTAGATTATGCACCCGGTACCGATATTTCGATCTATACCAATATACCGGTACCTACCTCTTATATGGCGGTGAACAGTGCTTTCAATTTTGTGGGAGGATACCACCATCAGAAAAAGGCAGGGCTCATGCACGTGGCCGATCATCATGTGAGTCCGGGTAAAAAACAATGGACCTGGGGCTGTGGTGAATTTGGTAAGGCCTGGGATCGTCAGCTTACAGATGAAGATGGCCCTTACTTTGAACTGATGTGCGGCGTGTACACCGATAACCAGCCGGATTTCAGCTGGATCATGCCCAATGAAGTAAGAACATTCAAGCAATACTTCATGCCCTATAAGAACATCGGGTATGTAAAGAATGCTTCTATAGATGCGATGGTGAACCTGGAAACCACGGAACAGGCGGCTACAGTACAGGCATACGTAACGCAGGAACGGACGGTGACGATACGGCTGATACAGGAAGGGCAGGAGCTGTTTGCAGATACTGTTGTGTTATCCCCCCTTAAAAGTTTTGAAAAGCAGATCAAGATTGCTCAGTTTGAAGCCCGGCAGCTGACAGCAGAAGTGCTGGATGAGAACGGCAAATTGCTGATCGCCTACACACCTGTAGAACGCAATACGGATGCCATACCGGATCCTGCAAAGCCCATACTGCGGCCGGAAGCGCTTTCCACTACCGAAGAACTTTATCTTGCGGGTCTGCATCTGGAGCAGTACCGGCATGCTACGTATTCACCGTTGGATTATTACCAGGAAGCGTTGCGAAGAGATGCAACGGATGTACGCTGCAACAATGCAATGGGACTCTGGTACCTGCGCCGCGGTCAGTTTGAAACGGCGGAACCCTATCTGCGTGCGGCGGTGGAAAAGCTTACGGCGAAGAACCCCAACCCTTATGACGGTGAACCCCTGTATAACCTGGGTCTTTGTCTGCGATACCTGCATCGGCTGGAAGAAGCAAAGACCTGGCTGTATAAAAGCACCTGGAATGCCGCAATGCAGGATAACGCCTACCTGCAACTGGCATACATTAGTGCGCTTCAGAACGACTGGGAGGCCTGCGCGGAGTTTGCTGAAAAATCTGTTTTAAAAAATTATCACAGTCTGAAAGCGCGTCATATAAAGGCTGTGGCACTGCGGCAATTGCAACGGACAACGGATGCCGCGGCTTTACTGGAGGAAACACTGATCATAGATGGATTTGATTTTGCCGCCCGGTTTGAATGGTGGCGGCACCTGCAACAGCAGGGAAATACGGCGGCGGCAGAACAGGAGCTACAGCAACTTCAACAGCAGATGCGTAACCGTTCCTATTCTTTTATAGAAATGGCCTTACAATATGCCGCTGCAGGTCTGTACGAAGATGCGATAACATTTTTATCATTGACGGCAGATCATACAACGGATCCGTTGGTGTATTATTACCTGGGCTATTTCAGCCACCGGTCTGGGAACAGTGAACAGACGGGCGTATGGTTACAAAAGGCGTTCGGGATGGACCCGGATGGTGTGTTTCCCAACCGTATAGAAGACATAAAAGTGCTGAAAACAGCTACGGAACTGCATCCCGGAGACTACAAAGTCCTGTATTATTTGGGTAATTTTTATTACGGGAAAAGGTTGTACGATCCGGCCCGCAGCTGCTGGGAGCAATCGCTGGCCATCAATCCGGATTTTGCTACCACGAACCGGAACCTGGGAATTGCCTATTACAATAAGTTTGATAAAAAAGAAGAAGCGCTCTACCTGTTCCAGAAAGCATTTGATGCGGACCCGTCTGATTCGAGGGTGTTGTTTGAACTGGATCAGTTAAAGAAACGGTTTAATATCGATCCCGAGTCCAGGCTGTCCTATTTAAACCAGTATTCCGTACAGGTAAGAGAACGCGATGATCTGTATATTGAATACATCGGGCTGCATTCCCTGCTGGGCAGGTTTGAAGAAGCCGGCCAGTTGCTGAAAGCCCGTAATTTTCATCCCTGGGAAGGTGGCGAGGGCAAAACTTCCGGTCAGCACATGCTGATCCATGTGGAACGCGCCAAACAGTCGCTGGCAAAGAATGACCTGGACGATGCAGGAAGTCTGCTGCATAAGGCGCAGGAATACCCGGAAAACCTGGGAGAAGGAAAATTATACGGTGCACAGGAAAATGACATCAACTACTGGCTGGGATGTGTGGAGGAAGCCGGGGGCAACATGCCTGCCGCAAAGATCTACTGGGAAAAAGCAGTGGTGGGTCTTTCGGAACCCACACCGGCCATCTATTATAACGACCAGCAGCCGGATAAGATCTTCTACCAGGGAATGGCATTGCAGAAATTGGGAAGGAGCGGGGAAGCGGCGCAGCGGTTCCGCAACCTGATCCGGTACGGCGAAACACACCTGGAGGATACGGTGACCATCGACTTTTTTGCCGTGTCGCTGCCGGACCTGATGATCTTTGATGATGACCTGGACCTGCGCAACAGGATCCATTGCTGCTATCTGATGGGACTGGGTTATCTGGGACTGGGCGACGCCGCAAAGGCAGATCAATACCTGGGGCAGGTGCTGGAACTGGATCCGGCGCACACCGGTGCCATTATACACCGCAGCCTGATGCCGGTATCCTGA
- a CDS encoding sugar porter family MFS transporter translates to MQSQYQFNTSYIIGISFISALGGYLFGFDFAVIAGALPFLKEQFGFNEVQEGFATASLALGCIAGCLLAGRLSDRWGRRKGLMLAAAVFFVSSLAMAFSHNSGLFIAARFAAGIGVGMASVLSPMYIAEVAPTNMRGRMVAINQLTIVIGIFITNLVNYSLRNEGADAWRWMVGLGAVPSALFLIGVCWLPESPRWLAKAGNFSLAEKILKKIGGGDYAVHTLEAIRRSVAGDMVVRYKDVFQRSIFPVVLIGIGLAVFQQLCGINVVFNYTANIFESVGFSQDDQLKQTVFIGLVNMICTLVAMWQVDKLGRRPLMLLGSVGLTLLYLISATLLKQKSAAASWSLLAAIGLYAMTLAPVTWVLISEIFPNKVRGAATSIAVLALWASYAVLTFTFPILAKNLGTYTPFYIYAGVCVLGFLFLKFRVKETKGKSLEEMDTVFSGH, encoded by the coding sequence ATGCAAAGTCAGTATCAGTTTAATACTTCCTATATCATCGGCATTTCGTTTATTTCTGCATTGGGCGGCTACCTTTTTGGGTTCGACTTTGCAGTGATCGCCGGGGCACTTCCGTTCTTAAAGGAGCAATTCGGTTTTAACGAGGTGCAGGAAGGGTTTGCAACAGCATCGCTGGCATTGGGATGTATTGCAGGATGTTTGCTGGCCGGCAGGCTCTCCGACCGCTGGGGCCGCCGGAAGGGGCTGATGCTGGCAGCGGCCGTGTTCTTTGTTTCTTCTCTGGCGATGGCCTTTTCACACAATAGTGGCCTGTTCATAGCGGCCCGTTTTGCTGCAGGGATCGGAGTGGGGATGGCGTCCGTCCTGTCGCCTATGTACATCGCGGAAGTGGCGCCAACGAATATGCGTGGCCGGATGGTGGCCATCAACCAGCTGACCATCGTGATCGGGATTTTTATTACCAACCTGGTAAATTATAGTCTGCGGAATGAAGGGGCGGATGCCTGGCGCTGGATGGTAGGATTGGGAGCCGTTCCATCCGCGCTTTTTTTAATAGGTGTTTGCTGGCTGCCCGAAAGTCCCCGCTGGCTGGCCAAGGCCGGGAATTTTTCCCTTGCAGAAAAAATATTAAAAAAGATCGGCGGCGGGGATTATGCGGTGCACACGCTGGAAGCGATCCGCAGATCGGTTGCCGGTGATATGGTGGTGCGTTATAAAGATGTATTCCAGCGGTCCATCTTCCCGGTAGTGCTGATCGGTATTGGCCTGGCAGTATTCCAGCAGCTCTGCGGTATCAACGTAGTCTTTAACTACACCGCAAATATTTTTGAAAGCGTCGGCTTTAGTCAGGATGACCAATTGAAACAAACCGTGTTTATCGGGTTGGTGAATATGATCTGTACCCTGGTGGCGATGTGGCAGGTGGATAAACTGGGACGCCGGCCACTGATGTTGCTGGGGTCCGTCGGACTGACATTGTTGTACCTGATAAGCGCAACCTTGCTGAAACAGAAATCTGCCGCTGCTTCCTGGTCGCTGCTGGCCGCGATCGGACTGTATGCAATGACGCTCGCACCGGTTACCTGGGTACTCATTTCGGAGATATTTCCCAACAAAGTAAGAGGAGCTGCTACCTCCATTGCAGTGCTGGCCCTCTGGGCTTCCTATGCGGTACTGACCTTTACCTTTCCGATACTGGCAAAAAACCTGGGGACCTACACGCCTTTTTATATCTACGCGGGTGTCTGTGTGCTCGGCTTTTTGTTTTTGAAATTCCGGGTGAAGGAAACCAAAGGAAAATCACTGGAAGAAATGGATACCGTTTTTTCCGGGCATTAA
- a CDS encoding sugar-binding domain-containing protein has translation MLLPTTMRTFLAYLFLFCVAQVNAQQDISLAGTWNVRLDKEDRGIGAAWFKKDEGQAIQLPGTLDDAGIGEKIKQDTNVMNKDVMLMLTRKHSYIGPAWYSKRVVIPAGWKDKQIRLYLERVIWNTRVWVDGKEAGTDESLSTPHVFELSNYLTPGTHLLTIRIDNRKQHDISVRDMAHAYTDGTQIIWNGVIGAIKLSAHNRLSVGMVQTYPDVTQKRVGLKIKLENHNAGIQKAVLKTTVFLGGKQVAVRNMPVTVAPGSSGNEMELSLGNNAKLWDEFDPQLYRVEVALQTTTGKLLDRKETRFGLRAMTNDQQTLRMNGRPVFLRGTLECNIFPLTGHPPMTHEGWLKVFRAAKSYGLNHLRFHSWCPPQAAFEVADSMGFYLQVELPFWNLHAGEDAATNRFLESEAARISETYGNHPSFCLLSLGNELQGDFNWLHGLLTKMKQRDKRHLYTTTTFTFEKDHGRWPEPGDDFFITQYTKKGWVRGQGVFNDHTPDFSTDYTAAVEGAAVPLITHEIGQYSVYPNLKEIGKYTGVLDPLNFKAVRNDLRKKNLLQLADSFTLASGIFAAQLYKEEMERALKTNGISGYQLLDLHDFPGQGTALVGILDAFWDSKQLVTPQQHRMYSSEVVPLLRFSKAAYTNDETFSVAAAIANFSSGTLKRALPQLTIKDRSGKVLFKKDWPAADLPVGNGSRIGEAQFVLNGIKKAAMLTIELELKGTAYKNQWRIWVYPATVEDNADNIAFTRSFSEAQKLLEEGKSVLLNPDTSALKGVNGRFAPVFWSPVHFPDQPGTMGILCNPQHPALQQFPTAFHSDWQWWDLITSSKTMIIDSLPAMTPVVRVIDNFFKNRKMANVIEARVGKGKLLMTSMNITDRLDQRPAARQLRYSLLQYMNSVQFVPQTALRQDQLLLLKK, from the coding sequence ATGTTATTACCAACAACGATGCGAACCTTTTTAGCATACCTTTTTCTTTTTTGCGTGGCGCAGGTAAATGCGCAGCAGGATATTTCCCTGGCCGGCACATGGAACGTAAGGCTGGATAAGGAGGATCGCGGGATAGGAGCAGCATGGTTTAAGAAGGACGAGGGACAGGCCATACAACTACCCGGCACGCTGGATGATGCCGGTATCGGTGAAAAGATAAAGCAGGACACGAACGTGATGAATAAGGACGTGATGCTTATGCTCACCCGTAAGCATTCGTATATAGGACCGGCCTGGTACAGCAAGCGGGTGGTGATACCCGCAGGGTGGAAGGATAAGCAGATCCGGTTGTACCTGGAGCGTGTGATCTGGAATACCCGGGTTTGGGTAGATGGCAAAGAGGCAGGAACCGATGAAAGCCTGAGTACACCCCATGTATTCGAGCTGAGCAACTACCTTACCCCCGGAACACACCTGTTAACGATCCGCATCGACAACCGCAAGCAACATGATATCTCAGTAAGGGATATGGCGCATGCCTATACGGATGGAACGCAGATCATCTGGAACGGTGTTATCGGTGCCATAAAATTGAGTGCCCATAACCGGCTTTCTGTAGGTATGGTACAAACGTATCCGGATGTGACACAAAAACGGGTAGGCCTGAAAATAAAATTGGAGAATCATAATGCCGGTATTCAGAAAGCCGTTTTAAAAACAACCGTATTCCTGGGAGGCAAACAGGTGGCTGTCCGCAACATGCCGGTTACGGTGGCACCCGGGTCATCCGGTAATGAGATGGAATTATCCCTGGGTAATAACGCAAAACTGTGGGATGAATTTGATCCGCAGTTATACAGGGTAGAAGTGGCGTTGCAAACCACCACCGGAAAATTGCTGGACCGGAAGGAAACCCGCTTTGGGTTAAGGGCCATGACCAACGATCAGCAAACCCTTCGTATGAATGGCCGTCCGGTGTTTTTAAGAGGCACGCTGGAATGCAATATTTTTCCATTGACCGGGCACCCGCCGATGACGCATGAGGGCTGGCTGAAAGTATTCCGGGCTGCTAAAAGCTATGGATTGAACCACCTGCGTTTTCACTCCTGGTGTCCGCCACAGGCGGCTTTTGAAGTGGCCGATTCTATGGGCTTTTACCTGCAGGTGGAGCTGCCGTTCTGGAACCTGCATGCCGGTGAGGATGCGGCCACCAACCGGTTCCTGGAAAGTGAGGCCGCAAGGATCAGTGAAACTTATGGCAACCACCCGTCATTTTGCCTCTTGTCCCTGGGAAATGAATTGCAGGGCGATTTTAACTGGTTGCATGGATTGCTGACCAAAATGAAGCAAAGAGACAAGCGGCATTTATATACCACCACCACGTTCACGTTTGAGAAGGATCATGGCCGCTGGCCGGAGCCGGGAGATGATTTTTTCATTACCCAGTATACCAAAAAAGGATGGGTAAGAGGGCAGGGGGTGTTTAATGACCATACACCGGATTTTTCCACCGATTACACTGCAGCCGTTGAAGGCGCTGCTGTGCCCCTCATCACCCACGAGATCGGACAGTATTCTGTTTACCCGAATCTGAAAGAGATTGGCAAATATACCGGTGTGCTGGATCCGCTGAATTTTAAAGCCGTGCGCAATGATCTCCGTAAAAAGAACCTGTTGCAGCTGGCCGATTCTTTTACACTGGCCAGCGGCATCTTTGCTGCGCAGCTGTATAAGGAGGAAATGGAACGTGCGTTAAAAACAAATGGCATCAGCGGATACCAGTTGCTGGACCTGCACGATTTTCCCGGTCAGGGTACGGCGCTGGTGGGCATCCTGGATGCATTCTGGGACAGTAAGCAACTGGTAACCCCGCAACAGCACCGGATGTACAGCTCGGAAGTAGTACCCTTGCTCCGGTTTAGTAAGGCGGCATACACGAACGATGAAACCTTCAGCGTTGCGGCGGCGATCGCTAATTTTAGCTCCGGTACCCTGAAACGGGCGTTGCCGCAACTCACCATTAAAGACCGCTCCGGGAAAGTGCTGTTCAAAAAAGACTGGCCCGCGGCCGACCTGCCGGTGGGCAATGGCAGCCGGATCGGCGAAGCACAGTTTGTTTTAAATGGAATAAAGAAAGCAGCAATGCTTACTATAGAATTGGAGTTGAAAGGCACCGCGTATAAAAACCAATGGCGGATATGGGTATACCCGGCAACGGTTGAGGATAATGCGGACAATATAGCCTTTACGCGTTCTTTTTCCGAAGCTCAAAAATTACTGGAGGAAGGAAAGAGCGTATTGTTGAACCCGGATACATCCGCGCTGAAAGGCGTTAACGGTCGCTTTGCCCCGGTGTTCTGGAGCCCGGTACACTTCCCGGATCAGCCGGGTACCATGGGTATCCTGTGTAACCCGCAGCATCCGGCCCTGCAACAGTTCCCTACCGCATTTCACAGCGACTGGCAGTGGTGGGACCTGATCACTTCTTCAAAAACGATGATCATCGATTCCTTACCGGCAATGACACCGGTGGTACGGGTGATCGATAATTTTTTTAAGAACCGGAAAATGGCCAATGTGATCGAAGCGCGCGTGGGAAAAGGAAAGCTGCTGATGACCTCCATGAATATTACAGACCGGTTGGATCAGCGGCCGGCAGCACGTCAGTTGCGTTACAGTTTATTACAGTATATGAACAGTGTGCAATTTGTGCCGCAAACGGCATTGAGGCAGGATCAGCTACTGTTGCTGAAAAAATAA
- a CDS encoding DUF6934 family protein, which yields MSHLKDIYELQEDKSILNLKFFFISKGRQDVVKVVQYAFVQKLNGRNVYNLGFDDYDLDNDVIIDHINTNNGDAYKVFNTILSTIPGFFKSYDGSILMVQGSDGRPEFPEHCRLTCRKKCLNECKNHNRRITIYRGYINKHYEALTTEYHFFGGKKDQAQHILLEPYERYKTYDSVFIFQKKI from the coding sequence ATGAGTCATTTAAAAGATATTTACGAACTGCAGGAGGATAAATCTATTCTCAATCTTAAGTTCTTTTTTATAAGCAAAGGCAGGCAGGATGTTGTAAAAGTGGTTCAGTATGCATTTGTACAAAAGTTAAACGGCAGAAATGTATATAACCTTGGCTTTGATGATTATGATCTAGATAACGATGTTATCATTGATCATATCAACACTAATAATGGAGATGCTTATAAAGTGTTTAATACCATTTTAAGCACCATTCCCGGTTTCTTTAAAAGCTATGATGGCAGCATTCTAATGGTGCAGGGCAGCGACGGAAGACCGGAGTTTCCTGAGCATTGCAGACTAACGTGCAGGAAAAAATGCCTGAACGAATGCAAAAATCATAACAGAAGAATCACCATATACCGTGGGTACATCAATAAGCATTACGAAGCATTAACAACTGAATATCACTTCTTTGGAGGCAAAAAAGACCAGGCACAGCACATTTTGTTAGAGCCTTATGAACGTTATAAAACATACGATTCTGTATTCATTTTTCAAAAAAAGATATAA